The Deltaproteobacteria bacterium genome contains the following window.
TCCATACATTGGAGTATTTCGAGGATTAAAATTTGAGTCTGACCTGTCTGCCGTGCCTGCCTGTCCTGTCGGAACGGCAGATAGGCCCGGCACAGGCAGGCGCAGAGATTGGGCAAAAGGGGGCGTTTTTCAAAGGTCTCGCCTGTAGACCGGGCTTAGGGGAGGAAACATCAAAAAAAGAGGGGCGACACAACTTGTCTTGGAAAGAACTCTACGGCCTGGAGATTCGACACGCCGTCAGACATAGAGTATTTCTGCTGGTGCTGATCGTTGTGGTCTGCCTCCTGTCGTCTCTCCTATACTCTTTCCTGACGGCCCCGTCCCCTCATTACGTATCCCGCTGCACCCTCCTCTTTGAAAAACGACCTCTTCTTCCTTCATCACTTTCCTCAGGGCCGCTTCTCCAAGGGGAAGAATACCTGTTCTCCCAGGTCTCCGTCATCAGGAGCCCCGGCCTCATCCTGGATGCCCTGGCGGCCCTCGGAGAGATCCCCGAGGCACCTTCAAGGGGCAATGGGCGACTCGATCCCGGATCGGCCTTGCGGGCCGAGGAACTTCTCTCCCGCCTTTCGGTGAAAGCAGACCCACGGGGATCCACCCTAGGAATCGAGGTCACGGCTGATGATCCCCGCCGTTCCCGAAACATGGCGGAGGCCCTGGTCCGGGCCTATCTCAGGCACCGGGAGAAAACGGCCAAGAGCTCCTTGCAAAAATCCCTGGAGGCCATCGAAAAACAAATAGAGGAGGTAAGCCTCGAGGTTAAAAAAGCCCGGGAATCCCTGGAAAGTTACCTTCTGGAAAACGGGGTGTTTGACCCTGAATTGCGCGGGAAAAGTCTCTCCAGGGAGAGGGAGCGGATAAGGGAAAAATCTCGGGGCCTGCTCCTGGAAAAACAGCGACTTCAAGCCGTCTTGTCCCGTCTCCAGGTCTTCACTCGGCATCTTGAGCCGCCCTCCGTGGATTTCCATACCGACAAGGCGGGCCCGGAATATGCCAAGCTGAACCGTACCCTGCTCGCCCTGCTGAAGGAGAGGGCGAAGGCCCTTGGAAATCCACCAATTCCCAAAAGAAGCAAACTCGAACGGAAGATAAAGGCCATCTCTCAAAAAATGACGAACCTCCTTTCCCGGCGGATTCGGGGAATGGAGGATGAAATCAAAGGGCTCCAAGAAAAAGAGTCGGAATTGTCCTTTGAGCTGGAATCCCTCCTGAAGAGGAGGTTGGAAGTCGAGGGACTGAAGCTTGAACTGAAAGGCCGCCGGGAAACCCTCCTCCTTTTGGAGAAGAAAAAGGTTGAAATGCTTGCGGGAGGTTCGGGAGACGACTGGAGCGTGAAGATCCTTCAACCCCCGTCTCTGCCGCGGGAGCCGGTGAGTACCCCGAACCATGCCGCTGCCGGCATCCTGGGGGCCATGGCCGGCCTGGTGATCGGCCTTGCCACGATCTTCTTTCTGGAACACTTCAGTTTCCCATACAGAATCCTGGAGGCAACGGAGAAGGCCTTGAAGATCCCGGTCCTCGGAGTCATTCCCCGGGCGGGGTCCCTCCCCGACCATCCCGGGGAGATGGGTGAACGGTCTCGGGGAGCCCCTGATCTCCGGTCTTATCTGGCCGATCATCTCTCCCGGGACTCACAGGTGGCGGAGAGTTTTCGGGCCCTCCAGGTCAATGTCCTTCAGGGAGGAAAAGGTATCAAGAAAACCTTACTGGTTACCAGCGCCTCTTCAGGGGAGGGCAAGA
Protein-coding sequences here:
- a CDS encoding SPOR domain-containing protein, yielding MSWKELYGLEIRHAVRHRVFLLVLIVVVCLLSSLLYSFLTAPSPHYVSRCTLLFEKRPLLPSSLSSGPLLQGEEYLFSQVSVIRSPGLILDALAALGEIPEAPSRGNGRLDPGSALRAEELLSRLSVKADPRGSTLGIEVTADDPRRSRNMAEALVRAYLRHREKTAKSSLQKSLEAIEKQIEEVSLEVKKARESLESYLLENGVFDPELRGKSLSRERERIREKSRGLLLEKQRLQAVLSRLQVFTRHLEPPSVDFHTDKAGPEYAKLNRTLLALLKERAKALGNPPIPKRSKLERKIKAISQKMTNLLSRRIRGMEDEIKGLQEKESELSFELESLLKRRLEVEGLKLELKGRRETLLLLEKKKVEMLAGGSGDDWSVKILQPPSLPREPVSTPNHAAAGILGAMAGLVIGLATIFFLEHFSFPYRILEATEKALKIPVLGVIPRAGSLPDHPGEMGERSRGAPDLRSYLADHLSRDSQVAESFRALQVNVLQGGKGIKKTLLVTSASSGEGKTFTAVNLALVSAQAGIKTLLVDADLRRPRIARLFGIKEEPGLSDALLGAIHWRDARRTVTDLLMGSLTPDDLIRVRGLDHLDLLTAGRPVSNPIGLFQSGPLGTLMKEIQDSYDLVILDTPVCLSSAEVFLLGDIADEVLLVHGIGVTAGRLLKRASRVLGRAECPPLGLVLNGIRGRLGSWNGNWRVTKTPFPSEPGEESLRTGKEYFSREKDRTVPLKGDGSLLGALPSPRTPHLIVGLFFLGIGLLWLGGQLDHTPVPNDSLSSNPAAFREKQEIDKTHPSETDKAGLTLKSSGTSTESLPALPPVTASSSAPSASREKAKNPPKVQTLPMAKEKTPSPPISSSPPSLLPYSLYLGSFKTLKRAEKAVSIYSRKGLSPYWTRVYFKEKGWWYRVYAGTFRDRMEAEAVLNGLDLKEAEIKMTRYANLVGEYSDAGELKDRMDQLRKLGYCPYTLPEPGGRTRLYVGAYLTRIGAERQKRRLRADGIESRVVERYTRRGFVERTVLP